GTTTAACTCTGAAGCAATAAGCTATTTTCTGTATCTGCTTTTACTTCTGAGTATTTCCTGTATTTCCAGCCCGGCTTCCAAAAGCTTTAAAGACTTAAAGGTGGATACCACTAAGTTTCAAGCTGAATTTAAAGATCCAAAGCAGATTAAAATTCTGATTTTTGGAGATAGCGGAACGGGGAATGAAAACCAGTACAGGGTAGCCAAAGCCATGAAAGAGGTCTGTGATAAGGAAGGTTGTGATTTTGGCATTCTTCTCGGTGATAATTTTTATGAGACCGGCATATCCTCAGCAGATGATGCACAATTTGACGAAAAGTTTGAAAAACCCTATTCTCCTCTTGGAATTAAAATCTATGCAGTTCTCGGAAACCATGATTACGGGCTTGCCGGTATGATAGGAGGGAATACGAAATACCAGGTGGAGTATACTTCCCGTTCTAAATACTGGGTTATGCCACATTCTTATTATAATATTGCAGGAACTGAAGTTGAATTGATCGGTCTGGATACAAATCCTTTTAAGAAAGATAAGCTTCAACAGGAATGGCTTTATGAAACTCTCGAACAAAGTAAAGCCAGGTGGGTTTTAGTCTTTGCTCATCATCCTTTCTTTTCCGGTGGAAGGCATGGGGATGATAAAGGTTTAGAAGAACTTCTATTTCCGAAACTCTGTCAATATGCAGATATTTACCTTGCGGGTCATGAGCATGATTTACAGCTTTTGCAGGAAAAATGTGATACGGAATACTTTCCCCACCTTATATCCGGTGCTGCCGGTAAAAAACGAGCTACCGGAAAAAGTGAGAGAAGTCTTTTTGCCAGGGAAGGTTTTGGTTTTACAAGGCTTGTTTTAGCGGGAGAGACAATGAAAATTTATTATTATGATGATTATGGAAAAGAAGTTTTTCATAAGGATTTTCCCAAAAGACAGATAAGAAAGAAATAATTATATGAATACAGACAATAAAAGTTTAATGACTATACAGCCCCAGAGAGTAGATAGTAAGCTTGTATTAGAGACAGCTTATCGTTTTACAGTTCAAGAAAATCCGGCTAAAGAAAGGGGAATTCCCTCTGCTTTGTTTGTTTTCTTTT
Above is a genomic segment from Leptospiraceae bacterium containing:
- a CDS encoding metallophosphoesterase yields the protein MLKNLSNLKLYLKFNSEAISYFLYLLLLLSISCISSPASKSFKDLKVDTTKFQAEFKDPKQIKILIFGDSGTGNENQYRVAKAMKEVCDKEGCDFGILLGDNFYETGISSADDAQFDEKFEKPYSPLGIKIYAVLGNHDYGLAGMIGGNTKYQVEYTSRSKYWVMPHSYYNIAGTEVELIGLDTNPFKKDKLQQEWLYETLEQSKARWVLVFAHHPFFSGGRHGDDKGLEELLFPKLCQYADIYLAGHEHDLQLLQEKCDTEYFPHLISGAAGKKRATGKSERSLFAREGFGFTRLVLAGETMKIYYYDDYGKEVFHKDFPKRQIRKK